Proteins encoded together in one Triticum dicoccoides isolate Atlit2015 ecotype Zavitan chromosome 7B, WEW_v2.0, whole genome shotgun sequence window:
- the LOC119337101 gene encoding copper transport protein ATX1-like — protein MSQTVELRVGMSCEGCVGAVKRVLGKMEGVESFDVDIKEQKVTVKGNVTPDAVLQTVSKTGKKTSFWEAEPSASAVSS, from the exons ATGTCTCAG ACTGTTGAACTCAGGGTTGGCATgtcatgtgagggatgtgttggagCTGTTAAGCGGGTTCTTGGCAAAATGGAAG GTGTTGAGTCCTTCGATGTAGACATCAAGGAGCAGAAGGTCACTGTGAAGGGTAATGTGACGCCGGATGCTGTTCTGCAGACTGTTTCGAAGACAGGCAAGAAGACATCGTTCTGGGAGGCTGAACCCTCGGCATCTGCTGTTTCGTCCTAA